Below is a window of Tsuneonella deserti DNA.
TCACGTCCTTGTCCGAACCGGTCGCGTACGCGCGCCACAGTTCCTTGCCGGTCCCAAGGTCGAGCGCGGCAAACCAGCCCGCAACGCCCATCTCGCCGCCCGAGTTGCCGACGAAGACCTTGTTACCGACGATGAACGCCGCCATAGTCATGGTCGTGCCGCGCGAGACGTCGGCCATCTTGGTGCGCCACAGTTCCTTTCCGCTCTTGAGATCGACGGCGACGACGTGCGCATCCAGCAGGTTGTACACCAGCTTCCCGTCGCCCACTGCCCAGCCGCGCAGCACCGGGTCGCAGCAGGCCTTGCCGATCGCCATCGGCGACGGCGCGGGATCGTAAACCCATTTTATCGGCGCGCCGGGCTTGGTCAGGTCGAGCGCGAAGGCTCGATTGGGAAAGGGAGACACGGTGTACATCGTGTTGCCGCTGACCAGTGGAGCGCCCTCATGGCCGTAGAGGGCGCCATCGGAAAACGTCCAGGCCGCGCGCAGACGTCCGACATTGGACGTGTTGATCTGGTTGAGCGGGCTGTAACGCGAGTTCGCGTAATCGCGCGCCTGGCTGGTCCAGTCTCCGGGAGCTCCGCCGGGAGCGGGGTTAAATGAACCGTGAGTCCCGCGCGCGAAAGCACTGTGCGTCGGCGGTGATGCCGTATCGTTCGGCTGGCAGGCCGCAAGCCCCATGAGACCTGCAATTGCCAATGCAATACGAAGCCGCACCATGGGTGTCCCTCTAAGCCCTCGCACGTCCAATCCGGACGCGAGTAATAAGTTCCCTCGTAATACGAGGTAAATGTTTAGCGAGCGGCTGCGGGGCAATCAACGCCCTTTTCGCCGAGAGCTAGAGCTTGGCCAGTAGTGCCGTCAGCAGAGGGCGCAGCCGCCGCAGTTCGGATCGATGCGCAGACGATAGCGAGGCAAGCATGGCCGAACCGGCATCGGTCAGTACGACTCGCACTTGTCGCGCGTCCTCGTCATCCTGCTGTCGCTGCACCAATTTCGCCTGCTCCATTCTGTCGACCAGTTCAGTGACAGTATGCGGTTTGAGCAACATTCTTTCAGCGAGTTCGCGGATGACCATCCCATCAGGTAGCGCCGCGCAGATCGCCAGCAGCGCCTGGTGCTGGCGCGTTGTCAGACCTTCTTCTCGCGCCGCGCGTTCGCTGAACTTGAGAAAGCGGCGCAATTCGAACCGTATGTCGGCCAGCGTCCGGTATTCGTCTTGGTGCAATTCATCGACCATCGGGCCACCCCAGGAAAGACACTGCAGTAGCACGGAGCTCTCGCAAACAAAGGCGCGTTCGACTTTTGGCGGGACATGGGCGGCTGCCAGCCCCGGCATTCACCCAGCCGCCATTCGTCACGGCGACCGCGATGCTCGCGAACGAAGTCTGCCGAGGCTCTTCGCCAGCTCAGCGCAGGCAGCTCGCACTTCACTTGCGACAGCAACTGCCCTCGACCTTCGAGCGCGTCGGCAAGCCCGTATAGCGCGTCCTCCAGTGGCCTCGTCAGGACATGCTCCCCCAATGCGGAGAGAGACCGCCGGCTGATATCAGCCACCAGAGCGACGTGCTCTGGCGGGACGTATCGCAGGGCAAAGGTCAGCGATCCGTAGACTGACGCGATCGTTTGATGCTGCATGGATTCCGATGCGACGATCGCCAGCGATTCGAATGCGCGGAGCAGATCGGTGGGCACGCTGTCGGGGTAGACGACTGGAAAGCCGGTGTCGCAGCGCTCGACGCCGACCGCGAGAGGTCCGTACCAGATCCCAATCAAGTCCCTCAGATTCCAGCAGGCCAACATGCCGGGCTGAGGGTTTGACTTCGCAGTCGACGTCGAAGTCCAGCCGATCGTGGTCAGTTGTTCGATGCCGTAGCCCGCATCGCTGTCGAGATCGCGCTGGTGGTCGAATTTCAGCGCCTGCAGGAGGAGCTCCGCCGCGCGCTCATCAAGGCCACCTGAGTCCAGGTGTACCTCGAGCAGCTCCTCCCCCACGCTTACGTATTCCCCGATCGAGCGGAGGACAACGATGGCGTTGGCGCGAGGGTGGGTGCGGGCCGCATCGCACAGCGCACTCACGTCGATCGCAGTGAGGTAGCCGCACTCACGCGCCACGATGCCGGCCGACGCCGACGATGCAGCGCCGGGTGGCAGTGCAACCCAGGTCTTTCGAAGAAACTCCAATTGGACGACGCGCGCGTTCGGTATGCCGCCTGATGTTCTCGACGATCATGACCGGGCGCATTTGATCGATTGTCGAATAGATCAGCAGGATGAGTAGATAGAGAGCCACTACCGTGAACACGAAGGCTACAAGCGATCCGCACACCGGCGTATAAGTCCGATGCACGGTTGCCAGGATGATCAGGCAGTAGAGGGCCAGGCCGACGAAGAATCCGAAGTATATCTGGTTAGCGCGCCGCCGGAGAAACTGATCGTATACTTCGCTGGTAAGCGAGGCTGCGCCTTGTTGAACCGCTACGATCAATAACGAAAATGTGATCGACGTTACGGTTATGATGCTGGCGGCGATGGTCCCAAGCAGCGTCTGAAACGACTCATGCGTCCCCGGCACGAACGACGGCCAC
It encodes the following:
- a CDS encoding MarR family winged helix-turn-helix transcriptional regulator; protein product: MRRFLKFSERAAREEGLTTRQHQALLAICAALPDGMVIRELAERMLLKPHTVTELVDRMEQAKLVQRQQDDEDARQVRVVLTDAGSAMLASLSSAHRSELRRLRPLLTALLAKL
- a CDS encoding DUF2254 family protein codes for the protein MARECGYLTAIDVSALCDAARTHPRANAIVVLRSIGEYVSVGEELLEVHLDSGGLDERAAELLLQALKFDHQRDLDSDAGYGIEQLTTIGWTSTSTAKSNPQPGMLACWNLRDLIGIWYGPLAVGVERCDTGFPVVYPDSVPTDLLRAFESLAIVASESMQHQTIASVYGSLTFALRYVPPEHVALVADISRRSLSALGEHVLTRPLEDALYGLADALEGRGQLLSQVKCELPALSWRRASADFVREHRGRRDEWRLGECRGWQPPMSRQKSNAPLFARAPCYCSVFPGVARWSMNCTKTNTGRWPTYGSNCAAFSSSANARREKKV
- a CDS encoding DUF2254 family protein, which produces MTDQGAGSIAHRETGADANMTRPNAREPARLHALLLVVRRAFAEFLAIPTFVIAGFLGLAVLSIWLDHLRVQLGWPSFVPGTHESFQTLLGTIAASIITVTSITFSLLIVAVQQGAASLTSEVYDQFLRRRANQIYFGFFVGLALYCLIILATVHRTYTPVCGSLVAFVFTVVALYLLILLIYSTIDQMRPVMIVENIRRHTERARRPIGVSSKDLGCTATRRCIVGVGRHRGA